In the Symphalangus syndactylus isolate Jambi chromosome 17, NHGRI_mSymSyn1-v2.1_pri, whole genome shotgun sequence genome, AGAAAACAATCAGcaggagaaggaaactgaggctgtggTGAAACTTAGCCACATGGTCAGCCCGTAGCCCCCAGAGCATTCTGAGTGGGTCTGGTTCCTCgctctcccttccctgccctcGAGGGCCCTCTGGGCCTCCACTCCCCAGGGCTGGGGTCTCCTGTTGGCCTGGGGCTGGCTGCCTTCTTTtacccctccttccctccccacagCTGGGTGGGGTCCCTGGGCTTGGCTGAGGCCCCTGTGGCCGCAGTGTGAGGGCCGGGCGGGGGACGGCGTCGgcgtttttaaaaataaaccgaCCGCAGGGAAACCATCGGAGCCGGgctgggcagagggagagggggCGGTCAGGggggagaagaagggaggagTGGCCTGGTCTGGGGGTTTTCTGGGGCCCAGCACCATGGTGGTTTTCTCTTAGGTAGGAAGGctgccttcttcctcctcctcccccttttcttttttccgctcctttcttttcttctctgctttcctttgcttttctagCCCAGTCTCTTTTCCATCATCTCTCCTTCTTAGTTTGTGTCTTTTTACCTTTCTGCTCTTTTAGGTCCCTGCCTATTTCtgcctcttttttgttgttgctgttgtttttgagacagggtcttgctgtgttgcccaggctggagtgcactggcacagtcatagctcactgcagcctctaactactgagctcaagtgatcttcccatctcagcctccggaggagctgggactacaggcatgcactaccaagcccagctaattttaaaatctgttatagaaatggggtctcactatgttgcccaggctggtctcaaactcctggcctcaagcaaccctcccccacttggcctcccaaagcactggaattacagctATTTCTGCTATTCAATGCCAGTTTTTCCTCTCAGGTCCTCCTTCCCCCATAGCTATGGGTCTTTTTTGTCAATCCCTCACCCTACACAGGTCCTTTGTGCCCCATGTCTCTGGGTATCTGCCTCTCTGCTTTGAACTCCATGTTTCTACCTCTTCTTTCTGCTAGGATTTGACTCCTCCCCATCAGCTACCCTGCCATAGCTCACCCGCTGCTTGGAAGATCAGGGGTTCCCGGGAAACCCTGACTAGGAGGAACCATGAGTGTTCACTGCGGTTAGACTGGAGAAAGCTTTTGGTGGCTCAGTTTGGGAGTCAACGGGACCTTAGAGAGAGGCAACTGCGCAGGAGGAGCAGCAGATTTGCACTTGGGGAGCAGCACGCAGGAGTGGGGACTGCACGCATGCCTCATTGCAACCCCAGGGCCCCAGGCCCACCTCTCGGATTGGCATCGTACACATACTACATGCTAAGAGCTACCAGGCAGGTGTGAGAACTCTGGATTCTTGAGTTCTTTTCTCAGCTTTACTGGGAAAGGATCAGGCATATCAGTTTATGAAGAACTCAATCCTCAAAACTGTTCTTCTAGCCCTTTCATACCCATATAACTGTATAGGGGTAGATCTTGAGGGCATCTTTTTTGGTGGGATTCCCAGCAATGAATGACCGTCTATGCCAGCCAAGGATGCTGTAGGGCATTTCCTCCTTGGATGCCTCACCCAGGGAGAGGCACCATCAGGAACCATGAGTTCCTGAGAggtgaagatcttttttttttttttttgagacagagtttcgctcttgttgcccaggctggagtgcaatggcgcgatctctgctcactgcaacctccacctcccgggttcaagctattcttctgcctcagccttctgggtaactggaattacaggcatgcgccaccatgcctggctaattttgtatttttagtagagacagggtttctccatgttggccaggctggtctcgaactcccgacctcaggtgatccgcccacctcggcctcccaaagtgctgggattacaggcatgagccaccgcgcccggcgagaggTGAAGATCTTGAGAGTGGTTTGGCCTGGTAGCAGCAGCATGGTGGGCATTAAGAAGAtacctttgcatttctttttttttttttttttttttttttgagatggagtcttgctctgtagcctaggctggagtgcagtggcaccatcttggctcactgcaacctccacctcccaggttcaagcaattctctgcctcggcctcccgaatagctgggattacaggtgcccgccaccacatccagataatttttttgtatttttagtagagatggggtttcaccatcttggccaggctggttttgaactcctgacctagtgatccacccacctaggcttcccaaggtgctgggattacagatgtgagccaccgcgcctagctagAAGATatccttgcatttcttttttttttttttttttttttttttgagacgaagtcttgctctgtcacccaggctggagtacagtggcgcaatctcggctcactgcaagctccgcctcccgggttcacgccattctcctgcctcagcctctccgagtagctgggactacaggcgcccgccaccacgcccggctaattttttgtatttttttagtagagacggggtttcaccgtggtctcgatctcctgacctcgtgatccgcccgcctcggcctcccaaagtgctgggattacaagcatgagccaccgcgcccggctatccTTGCATTTCTAAAAGACTCCCATGCACTACATCCATGTCTTCCTTCATTCACGGTGCTAGAAGGACTACATGTTAGGGGACACTGAGGCATGAAGCAGTGTGGCTGTAGGCCAGTATCTTAGTCACCCCATTCCTTGCCTTGGAAGGGTATGATGCCTTTGGGCTCTTCCAGCCCTCTCAAAGGGGTACCAGCTAGCACCACAAAGCAGGAGGTGCTCACTGCCTGCTTGAAAGGCATTCTTGTCTCAGCCACAGTTCGGGCTTGGCGGCAGCCTTGTTCCCTCTCAATGTCCCAGTGTCTCCACCATCACTTCCTCTTGCTCCCCAGCCGGAGTCTCTGCCAAGAGATTCCTTACCAGGGACATGAGGATTGGACCTCAGGGAGACAAGACCACTGCCTTAGTCAGGAGCTGAAGCAGCGACAGGAAATGGAATATGGGGTATGGGATGAAGCTGGGAAAATCTGTCATGGGAGCAAATATAGTCCCGTAATACTTTGACCTTCTCCCTACATTGTACTTTGAGCCTCATCTTTCCTCTCCAAGGCCCTGACCATGGCCTCGGTCTGCTCCAAACCTACTTCCAATGGTCAGGATCCCTAATTCTCACTTCACCTAGCTGCTGTCTCTATCCCCAGTTCTTCTCACGGCCATTTAAAAAGAGCccctggcatgtgcctgtagtcctaactactctgaAGCCTGAGGGTGGAGGATCGCTTGGAGCCCAGAaagaagtttgaggctacagtgagctgtaatggtgctactgcactccatccggcttgggagacagagcgagaccctgtctctaaaaatatttttttggctgggcgcggtggctcacacctgtaatctcaacactttgggaagttgaggtcaggagttttgggtcacttgaggtcatcagttcaggaccagcctggtcaacatggtgaaaccgggtctgtactaaaaatgcaaaatagtgtggtggcgtgcggctgtaatcccagctatgcgggaggctgaggcaggagaattgctcgaacctgggaggcaaagtttgcagtgagccgagattgggccactgcactccagcctgggtgacagaacaagactttgtctcaaaaaataatttttttttttttttaaataaaaaggccgggtgcagtggctcatgcctgtaattccagcactttgggaggccaaggtgggcggatcacctgaggtcaggagtctggtcaacatggcaaaaacccatttctactaaaaatgcaaaaaaattagccaggtgtggtggtgggtgcctgtaatcccaactactcaggaggctgaggcgggggaatctcttgaacccgggaggcggaagttgcagtgagccgaggtcacaccactgcactccaacccgagCAACAacagcaatactccatctcaaaaaaaaaaaaaaaaagaaaaagaacctccTGTTCCTTGGAGGCCCCTAGTACACCCCTAGCAACTCCAGAATGAGCTCTgcttcctgcctcctgggttgggaTACTGAGCTGCAGTCTTGGGCCTCTGTTCTTCTTCCCATGACTCCATGTGAGTCTGCCCTGAGGTCCAGTTCTCACTGTGTAACCTCTTTTACCTGTAATTCTCCACCCTCTTCAACTCTTCCCTGACCCCTCTGTTCTGTTGTGGATGTCTCTAGGTCTCAGTCCTAAAGTGTTGCCCTTCATTCTGcacttctcctcccctctccctaaGCAGTGCGTCCCTCTTTCCACAGGAGGAAGTTCACTATGGCTCCAGTCCTCTGGCCATGCTGACGGCAGCGTGCAGCAAATTTGGTGGCTCCAGCCCTCTGCGGGACTCAACTCTGGGCAAAGCAGGCACAAAGAAGCCGTACTCTGTGGGCAGTgacttttcagcctccaaaaCCATGGGGGATGCTTATCCAGCCCCCTTTACAAGCACTAATGGGCTCCTTTCACCTGCAGGCAGTCCTCCAGCACCCACCTCAGGCTATGCCAATGACTACCCTCCCTTTTCCCACTCATTCCCTGGGCCCACGGGCACCCAGGACCCTGGGCTACTAGTGCCCAAGGGGCACAGCTCTTCTGACTGTCTGCCCAGTGTCTACACCTCTCTGGACATGACACACCCCTATGGCTCCTGGTACAAGGCAGGCATCCATGCAGGCATTTCACCAGGCCCAGGCAACGCTCCTACTCCATGGTGGGATATGCACCCTGGAGGCAACTGGCtaggtggtgggcagggccagggtgATGGGCTGCAAGGGACACTGCCCACAGGTCCAGCTCAGCCTCCACTGAACCCCCAGCTGCCCACCTACCCATCCGACTTTGCTCCCCTTAATCCAGCCCCCTACCCAGCTCCCCACCTCTTGCAACCAGGGCCCCAGCATGTCTTGCCCCAAGATGTCTATAAACCCAAGCCAGTGGGAAATAGTGGGCAGCTGGAGGGGAGTGGTGGAGCCAAACCCCCACGGGGTGCAAGCACCGGGGGCAGTGGTGGATATGGG is a window encoding:
- the SP7 gene encoding transcription factor Sp7 isoform X1 is translated as MPHCNPRAPGPPLGLASYTYYMLRATRQEEVHYGSSPLAMLTAACSKFGGSSPLRDSTLGKAGTKKPYSVGSDFSASKTMGDAYPAPFTSTNGLLSPAGSPPAPTSGYANDYPPFSHSFPGPTGTQDPGLLVPKGHSSSDCLPSVYTSLDMTHPYGSWYKAGIHAGISPGPGNAPTPWWDMHPGGNWLGGGQGQGDGLQGTLPTGPAQPPLNPQLPTYPSDFAPLNPAPYPAPHLLQPGPQHVLPQDVYKPKPVGNSGQLEGSGGAKPPRGASTGGSGGYGGSGAGRSSCDCPNCQELERLGAAAAGLRKKPIHSCHIPGCGKVYGKASHLKAHLRWHTGERPFVCNWLFCGKRFTRSDELERHVRTHTREKKFTCLLCSKRFTRSDHLSKHQRTHGEPGPGPPPSGPKELGEGRSTGEEEASQTPRPSASPATPEKAPGGSPEQSNLLEI
- the SP7 gene encoding transcription factor Sp7 isoform X2, producing the protein MASSLLEEEVHYGSSPLAMLTAACSKFGGSSPLRDSTLGKAGTKKPYSVGSDFSASKTMGDAYPAPFTSTNGLLSPAGSPPAPTSGYANDYPPFSHSFPGPTGTQDPGLLVPKGHSSSDCLPSVYTSLDMTHPYGSWYKAGIHAGISPGPGNAPTPWWDMHPGGNWLGGGQGQGDGLQGTLPTGPAQPPLNPQLPTYPSDFAPLNPAPYPAPHLLQPGPQHVLPQDVYKPKPVGNSGQLEGSGGAKPPRGASTGGSGGYGGSGAGRSSCDCPNCQELERLGAAAAGLRKKPIHSCHIPGCGKVYGKASHLKAHLRWHTGERPFVCNWLFCGKRFTRSDELERHVRTHTREKKFTCLLCSKRFTRSDHLSKHQRTHGEPGPGPPPSGPKELGEGRSTGEEEASQTPRPSASPATPEKAPGGSPEQSNLLEI
- the SP7 gene encoding transcription factor Sp7 isoform X3 — its product is MLTAACSKFGGSSPLRDSTLGKAGTKKPYSVGSDFSASKTMGDAYPAPFTSTNGLLSPAGSPPAPTSGYANDYPPFSHSFPGPTGTQDPGLLVPKGHSSSDCLPSVYTSLDMTHPYGSWYKAGIHAGISPGPGNAPTPWWDMHPGGNWLGGGQGQGDGLQGTLPTGPAQPPLNPQLPTYPSDFAPLNPAPYPAPHLLQPGPQHVLPQDVYKPKPVGNSGQLEGSGGAKPPRGASTGGSGGYGGSGAGRSSCDCPNCQELERLGAAAAGLRKKPIHSCHIPGCGKVYGKASHLKAHLRWHTGERPFVCNWLFCGKRFTRSDELERHVRTHTREKKFTCLLCSKRFTRSDHLSKHQRTHGEPGPGPPPSGPKELGEGRSTGEEEASQTPRPSASPATPEKAPGGSPEQSNLLEI